A region from the Curtobacterium sp. MCBA15_012 genome encodes:
- a CDS encoding peptide MFS transporter: protein MSGTTAPPKPKQERTFFGQPFELSTPFAVELWERFSFYGMQGIVLIYMYYSLTKGGLGIDRGLATGMMGAYGGSVYLFTIIGAWVADRLAGADRTLFGSAVIVMLGHVALALVPGVAGVGAGLVLIALGSGGLKATATTIVGGLYSRDDPRRDAGFSLYYLGVNLGAFAGPLLTGLLQSTLGFHWGFGLAAVGMAAGLVQYGVRRRKLPEVVRHATNPVDRRRLPLVAGIAVVVLVLVVVAVLTGLLTVSTLPSIVVAVVVVATITYFVVILTSGITAEERSRVLGFIPLFVASAVFWSLYQQQFTVVTTYADERLDRSLGHWTMPVAWAQSINPVFIILLSGVFAAVWTKLGDRQPSTPVKFALGTGIMGLAFLLFLPFAGTGEHGTPLVALVGILLVFTIAELFLSPVGQSIATKLAPARFQTQMVALFFLSVSLGTAVTGVLAKYYDPTNEAPYFTVLGLAAVAVGVVLLLCTKPVLRLMRGVR from the coding sequence ATGTCTGGAACCACCGCACCACCGAAGCCGAAGCAGGAACGCACGTTCTTCGGGCAGCCGTTCGAGCTGTCCACACCGTTCGCGGTCGAGCTGTGGGAGCGGTTCTCGTTCTACGGGATGCAGGGCATCGTCCTCATCTACATGTACTACTCGCTCACGAAGGGCGGGCTCGGCATCGACCGCGGGCTCGCGACCGGGATGATGGGCGCCTACGGCGGCTCGGTGTACCTGTTCACGATCATCGGGGCCTGGGTCGCCGACCGGTTGGCGGGCGCGGACCGGACACTGTTCGGCAGCGCGGTGATCGTCATGCTCGGCCACGTCGCGCTGGCCCTCGTCCCGGGCGTCGCGGGTGTCGGAGCCGGTCTCGTGCTCATCGCGCTCGGGTCGGGCGGGCTGAAGGCCACCGCGACGACGATCGTCGGCGGGCTCTACTCGCGGGACGACCCGCGGCGTGACGCCGGGTTCTCGCTGTACTACCTCGGCGTCAACCTCGGTGCGTTCGCCGGTCCGCTCCTGACCGGCCTGCTGCAGAGCACGCTCGGCTTCCACTGGGGCTTCGGGCTCGCAGCCGTCGGGATGGCCGCGGGCCTCGTGCAGTACGGCGTCCGGCGCCGCAAGCTGCCCGAGGTCGTCCGCCACGCCACGAACCCCGTCGACCGACGTCGGCTGCCGCTGGTCGCGGGCATCGCCGTCGTGGTGCTCGTCCTCGTCGTCGTGGCGGTGCTCACGGGCCTGCTCACCGTCAGCACCCTGCCGAGCATCGTGGTCGCCGTCGTGGTCGTGGCCACGATCACCTACTTCGTCGTCATCCTGACGAGCGGCATCACGGCCGAGGAACGGTCCCGGGTCCTCGGCTTCATCCCGCTCTTCGTCGCGAGCGCGGTGTTCTGGTCGCTGTACCAGCAGCAGTTCACGGTCGTGACGACCTACGCCGACGAGCGCCTCGACCGGTCGCTGGGGCACTGGACGATGCCCGTCGCGTGGGCGCAGTCGATCAACCCCGTCTTCATCATCCTGCTGTCCGGCGTGTTCGCCGCGGTGTGGACGAAGCTCGGTGACCGGCAGCCGTCCACCCCGGTGAAGTTCGCCCTCGGTACGGGCATCATGGGCCTCGCCTTCCTGCTCTTCCTGCCGTTCGCCGGCACGGGCGAGCACGGCACCCCGCTCGTCGCCCTGGTCGGCATCCTGCTCGTGTTCACGATCGCCGAGCTGTTCCTGTCGCCCGTCGGGCAGTCCATCGCGACGAAGCTCGCGCCGGCACGCTTCCAGACGCAGATGGTCGCGCTGTTCTTCCTGTCGGTGTCGCTCGGCACCGCGGTCACCGGTGTGCTCGCGAAGTACTACGACCCGACGAACGAGGCGCCGTACTTCACGGTACTCGGCCTCGCGGCGGTCGCCGTCGGGGTCGTGCTGCTCCTGTGCACGAAGCCGGTGCTGCGGCTCATGCGCGGCGTGCGGTGA
- a CDS encoding flagellar biosynthesis protein FlhA, whose protein sequence is MNRKDTVKLAVPIFIVGIVLLLILPVPSFLLDVLIICNILLALVILLTTLFVKKPLDFSVFPSLLLVATLFRLGLNVASTRLVLGQGFAGDVIQAFGHVAVSGSVIIGAVVFLILVVIQFVVVTKGAERVAEVGARFTLDAMPGKQMAIDADLNAGLVTDAEAKERRAAVSAEADFYGAMDGASKFVKGDAIAGILIIVINLVGGIAIGMVQNGLSVTDALSKYGILTIGDGLVTQIPALLMAVSTGMIVTRSGAETDIGSSAAQQLSQSRNALMIAGVAAIAMGFIPGMPIVPFLLIGAGLLFAGWRLGQQAKRQEAEAAQQQALAAAAPSADTPEDLLEQMRVHALEILLAPDLVDMVSGSSDDLLGRVRALRRKIAVDMGIVVPPVRTRDSIELPPSTYAVRIAGVEAGRGTAPARSVLALGDQLDGLPGTVTVEPVFGLAGKWVPAELRHAAEMTGATVIDRVSVLVTHLQAVIGDNAARLLTREDVKVLTEGVKQVNPAAVEELVPGMLSLAELQRVLQGLLAERVPINDLGRICEALTLRAKVSSDPEGLVEAARAALGPALPARHAEDGTLRVIMIDPLLEQSMLEGLRPSEQGTQIVLDAHRIEQVLGSLRDAVRSVEEQGLSAVLVCAPQLRPAVHRMVSAQANGLPVLSYQEATAAGSTIETVGVVRAADPIAA, encoded by the coding sequence ATGAACCGCAAGGACACCGTCAAGCTCGCCGTCCCGATCTTCATCGTCGGCATCGTCCTGCTGCTGATCCTGCCGGTGCCGTCGTTCCTGCTCGACGTGCTCATCATCTGCAACATCCTGCTCGCGCTGGTGATCCTGCTCACGACGCTGTTCGTGAAGAAGCCGCTCGACTTCTCGGTGTTCCCGTCCCTGCTGCTCGTCGCGACGCTGTTCCGGCTCGGGCTCAACGTCGCCTCGACGCGGCTCGTGCTCGGCCAAGGGTTCGCGGGCGACGTCATCCAGGCGTTCGGCCACGTCGCGGTGTCCGGGTCGGTCATCATCGGCGCGGTCGTTTTCCTCATCCTCGTCGTCATCCAGTTCGTCGTCGTCACGAAGGGCGCCGAGCGCGTCGCCGAGGTCGGGGCCCGCTTCACCCTCGACGCGATGCCGGGCAAGCAGATGGCGATCGACGCCGACCTCAACGCCGGGCTCGTCACCGACGCCGAGGCGAAGGAGCGCCGCGCGGCGGTCTCCGCCGAGGCGGACTTCTACGGCGCGATGGACGGTGCGTCGAAGTTCGTCAAGGGCGACGCGATCGCGGGCATCCTCATCATCGTCATCAACCTCGTCGGCGGCATCGCGATCGGCATGGTGCAGAACGGGCTGTCCGTCACCGACGCCCTGTCGAAGTACGGCATCCTGACGATCGGCGACGGCCTGGTCACGCAGATCCCGGCCCTGCTCATGGCGGTGTCCACGGGCATGATCGTGACCCGCTCCGGCGCCGAGACCGACATCGGCTCCTCGGCGGCGCAGCAGCTGTCGCAGTCCCGGAACGCGCTCATGATCGCCGGCGTCGCGGCGATCGCGATGGGGTTCATCCCCGGGATGCCGATCGTGCCGTTCCTGCTCATCGGCGCCGGGCTGCTGTTCGCCGGCTGGCGACTCGGGCAGCAGGCGAAGCGGCAGGAGGCCGAGGCCGCGCAGCAGCAGGCCCTCGCGGCCGCCGCACCGTCCGCCGACACCCCCGAGGACCTGCTCGAGCAGATGCGCGTGCACGCCCTCGAGATCCTGCTCGCCCCCGACCTGGTCGACATGGTGTCCGGGTCCTCCGACGACCTGCTCGGCCGGGTCCGCGCGCTCCGCCGCAAGATCGCGGTCGACATGGGCATCGTCGTCCCGCCGGTCCGGACCCGCGACAGCATCGAGCTCCCGCCGTCGACCTACGCCGTGCGCATCGCGGGCGTCGAGGCCGGCCGCGGCACCGCCCCCGCGCGGAGCGTCCTGGCTCTCGGTGACCAGCTCGACGGGCTGCCCGGCACGGTGACCGTCGAGCCGGTGTTCGGGCTCGCCGGCAAGTGGGTGCCGGCCGAGCTCCGCCACGCGGCCGAGATGACCGGCGCGACCGTGATCGACCGCGTCTCGGTGCTCGTCACCCACCTGCAGGCCGTGATCGGCGACAACGCCGCGCGACTGCTCACCCGCGAGGACGTGAAGGTCCTCACCGAGGGCGTCAAGCAGGTCAACCCCGCCGCCGTCGAGGAACTCGTGCCCGGGATGCTCTCGCTCGCCGAGCTCCAGCGTGTGCTGCAGGGCCTCCTCGCCGAGCGGGTCCCGATCAACGACCTCGGCCGCATCTGCGAGGCGCTCACCCTGCGCGCCAAGGTGTCCTCCGACCCGGAGGGGCTCGTCGAGGCCGCCCGCGCCGCTCTCGGGCCCGCCCTGCCGGCACGCCACGCCGAGGACGGCACGCTGCGGGTCATCATGATCGACCCGCTGCTGGAGCAGTCGATGCTCGAGGGGCTCCGGCCGTCCGAGCAGGGCACGCAGATCGTGCTCGACGCACACCGCATCGAGCAGGTCCTCGGGTCCCTCCGCGACGCCGTGCGCTCGGTCGAGGAGCAGGGCCTGTCCGCGGTCCTCGTCTGCGCGCCGCAGCTGCGCCCCGCCGTGCACCGGATGGTGTCGGCGCAGGCGAACGGCCTGCCCGTGCTGTCGTACCAGGAGGCCACCGCCGCGGGCTCCACCATCGAGACCGTGGGGGTGGTCCGTGCCGCCGACCCGATCGCTGCGTAG
- the csrA gene encoding carbon storage regulator CsrA, whose translation MLVLTRKVGERILVGDDVVITVLDSRGDGVRIGIDAPRGVKIQREEVVRAVIEANAEAAAAASGAGAPGTSAGPAGPAGGGSGAGAAGGTADDAEARLRRALGADRPRGEG comes from the coding sequence GTGCTGGTACTCACGCGGAAGGTCGGCGAGCGGATCCTCGTCGGTGACGACGTCGTCATCACGGTCCTCGACAGCCGGGGCGACGGTGTGCGGATCGGCATCGACGCGCCGCGCGGGGTGAAGATCCAGCGCGAGGAGGTCGTCCGCGCCGTCATCGAGGCGAACGCCGAGGCCGCTGCGGCCGCGTCCGGAGCCGGTGCGCCGGGGACGTCGGCGGGTCCCGCGGGTCCGGCCGGTGGCGGGTCGGGTGCTGGTGCCGCTGGCGGGACGGCTGACGACGCCGAGGCGCGACTGCGACGTGCGCTCGGCGCGGATCGTCCCCGCGGCGAGGGCTGA
- a CDS encoding acyl-CoA dehydrogenase — translation MVDTAPARPGTEAPNADATGDPAAGTPIGATDTDVRIDTTLLGELLLGRWAEDRRISRRLSKDPALHKIEGQPLAEHRARALEQLQILVDAGAIQRPYPLEFGGQENHGGNLAAFEELTTADPSLQIKAGVQWGLFGSAVHHLGTERNHREFLPGIIRFDVPGCFAMTETGHGSDVQSIATTAVYDPDTQEFVIHTPFRGAWKDYIGNAALHGKAAVVFAKLVTAGVDHGVHAFYVPLRDDEGAFLPGVGGEDDGVKGGLNGIDNGRLHFDHVRVPRTNLLNRYGDVAEDGTYSSPIASPGRRFFTMLGTLVQGRVSLDGAAVVAQKLALQIALTYARERRQFPTGGGEEGVLLDYGRHQRRLIPRLATVFAQSFAHEKLLRTFDDVFSGREDTPQRREDLETQAAAFKSMSTWSALDTLQEAREACGGAGFLAENRLTGLRADLDVYVTFEGDNTILLQLVGKRLLTDFRARAPKDPTSTAKFVAAQAASKLADASGIRRLGQTVVDRGSMAASVADLQDPSTQRALLAGRVDTMVTEIGMRLASAGKDRPKAARLLNRSQHELIEAAKAHAELMQWDAFTESIESVAPGDTRTVLVWLRDLFALGLLEQHLDWYLVHGRLSAQRARAVSAYVDRLIARVVPIVPQLIESFGYAPEHVRAPIALGEERARQDEAAAWFAAEAAAGRLPEQEKKPRP, via the coding sequence ATGGTCGACACCGCACCCGCACGCCCCGGCACCGAGGCCCCGAACGCCGACGCCACGGGCGACCCGGCAGCGGGCACCCCGATCGGCGCCACCGACACCGACGTCCGCATCGACACGACGCTCCTCGGCGAGCTCCTGCTCGGGCGCTGGGCCGAGGACCGTCGCATCTCGCGCCGGCTGTCGAAGGACCCCGCGCTGCACAAGATCGAGGGGCAGCCGCTCGCCGAGCACCGCGCCCGCGCGCTCGAGCAGCTGCAGATCCTCGTCGACGCCGGGGCCATCCAGCGCCCCTACCCGCTCGAGTTCGGCGGCCAGGAGAACCACGGCGGCAACCTCGCCGCGTTCGAGGAGCTGACCACCGCCGACCCGTCGCTCCAGATCAAGGCCGGCGTGCAGTGGGGGCTCTTCGGCTCGGCCGTGCACCACCTCGGCACCGAACGGAACCACCGCGAGTTCCTGCCCGGGATCATCCGGTTCGACGTCCCCGGCTGCTTCGCGATGACGGAGACCGGCCACGGCTCCGACGTGCAGAGCATCGCGACCACGGCGGTCTACGACCCCGACACGCAGGAGTTCGTCATCCACACGCCGTTCCGGGGTGCGTGGAAGGACTACATCGGCAACGCCGCACTGCACGGCAAGGCCGCGGTCGTCTTCGCGAAGCTCGTCACCGCCGGGGTCGACCACGGCGTGCACGCGTTCTACGTCCCGCTGCGCGACGACGAGGGCGCGTTCCTGCCCGGTGTCGGCGGCGAGGACGACGGCGTCAAGGGCGGCCTGAACGGCATCGACAACGGTCGGCTGCACTTCGACCACGTCCGGGTCCCGCGCACGAACCTGCTGAACCGCTACGGCGACGTCGCCGAGGACGGCACGTACTCGTCGCCGATCGCGTCGCCCGGCCGCCGGTTCTTCACCATGCTCGGCACCCTCGTGCAGGGCCGTGTGTCGCTCGACGGCGCCGCGGTCGTCGCGCAGAAGCTCGCCCTGCAGATCGCGCTGACGTACGCGCGCGAACGCCGGCAGTTCCCGACCGGGGGCGGCGAGGAGGGCGTGCTGCTCGACTACGGTCGGCACCAGCGCCGGCTCATCCCGCGCCTGGCGACGGTGTTCGCGCAGTCCTTCGCGCACGAGAAGCTCCTCCGTACCTTCGACGACGTGTTCAGCGGTCGCGAGGACACGCCCCAGCGACGCGAGGACCTGGAGACCCAGGCCGCGGCGTTCAAGTCGATGTCCACGTGGTCGGCCCTCGACACCCTGCAGGAGGCACGCGAGGCCTGCGGTGGTGCCGGGTTCCTGGCCGAGAACCGGCTCACCGGGCTCCGCGCCGACCTCGACGTCTACGTGACGTTCGAGGGCGACAACACGATCCTGCTGCAGCTCGTCGGCAAGCGCCTGCTGACCGACTTCCGCGCGCGTGCGCCGAAGGACCCGACCTCGACCGCGAAGTTCGTCGCGGCGCAGGCGGCCTCGAAGCTCGCCGACGCCTCGGGCATCCGACGGCTCGGGCAGACCGTGGTCGACCGCGGCTCGATGGCGGCCTCGGTCGCCGACCTGCAGGACCCGTCGACGCAGCGCGCCCTGCTCGCCGGCCGGGTCGACACGATGGTGACCGAGATCGGGATGCGACTCGCCTCGGCGGGCAAGGACCGGCCGAAGGCGGCGCGGCTGCTCAACCGGTCGCAGCACGAGCTCATCGAGGCCGCCAAGGCCCACGCCGAGCTCATGCAGTGGGACGCGTTCACCGAGTCGATCGAGTCCGTGGCGCCCGGCGACACCCGGACGGTCCTCGTCTGGCTCCGCGACCTGTTCGCGCTCGGCCTGCTCGAGCAGCACCTCGACTGGTACCTCGTGCACGGTCGGCTGAGCGCCCAGCGCGCTCGGGCGGTCTCGGCCTACGTCGACCGGCTCATCGCCCGCGTGGTGCCGATCGTCCCGCAGCTCATCGAGTCGTTCGGGTACGCGCCCGAGCACGTCCGCGCGCCGATCGCCCTCGGCGAGGAACGCGCCCGACAGGACGAGGCGGCGGCGTGGTTCGCGGCCGAGGCGGCGGCGGGACGACTCCCCGAGCAGGAGAAGAAGCCCCGGCCCTAG